Proteins encoded together in one candidate division WOR-3 bacterium window:
- a CDS encoding helix-hairpin-helix domain-containing protein — MVWVFIFLIATFTPDRQLDINNARFEDIRQLPVDSVTAQQIYQYLLLYGRLNSIYDLLQIPGITPEKLKELKPLIYISRRDWEEHQEENLLRIQRRLASEDGPSKAVVEDWQDLLVDPLNINRATVDDLLMLENVSLLDAVAVVKYLKGGGKIESRRDLASRVDGLSTYGYRGMRHYVKFTDQARQDRWRGNYRIKFETSPGWDVVVDPSEFAAALKTIATDTAEFRQAGFTNEEIEFFRQRLNAESTYRAQMRNEATARHRLRLRWGDKLHFGGWVGQKLYEPGVIGDVKGYMAVDELGPVKRVIVGDYRLALGQGILLDNDVELLPRVYNRREGLFGDLNENLGFGMRGAAGTVRLGRAGFLGFFSRAKRDAILNPDSSVNWFIISTPRYPTFKDVLQETNTGGNLKFDLSGLGFLPVGTRIGASVLSSRMSRNFQPEARFLDLPGDAEVLNDPNYLRLDTGRTKMFYGADFRTAIENFSLEGEVARQQRGGNAYLVKARTQYDYLYVNVLYRRYDVNYVNHYNRGYCEELRFENTTLEKPYRLIDPAFTALAEFPMPKAEEGVMVETRYQISRAVTITRAYLDVWRNLAWGSDNCRVQGEVEYRPVFGVRLRFKQKVQLRENPKQAVPTHSLSLESTLRAMLSLSNWDYLTTEVRSGRTMLTPTMEYGDEASINGDFIAVQWEHNFSPHFSGELGVATWRSAGMSEWLFEDNTIDFVDGQGFKWYLALTDQISEHLLFYLKFRHKISDFPHTGLANNEGVHYGDGTPVSDFVSRESRFNVSMQLDFLW; from the coding sequence ATGGTCTGGGTGTTCATTTTCCTGATTGCCACTTTTACGCCCGACCGGCAACTGGATATCAACAACGCCCGTTTTGAAGATATCCGGCAGTTGCCGGTTGATTCGGTTACGGCGCAGCAGATTTATCAATATCTCCTTTTGTACGGACGGCTGAACAGTATTTACGACCTTTTGCAGATACCCGGTATCACCCCGGAAAAACTAAAGGAGTTGAAACCGCTGATTTACATCAGCCGGCGTGACTGGGAGGAACACCAGGAGGAGAACCTGCTGCGCATTCAGCGGCGGCTGGCGAGTGAAGATGGTCCGAGTAAAGCGGTCGTCGAAGACTGGCAGGACCTTTTAGTTGACCCGTTGAACATCAATCGGGCAACGGTTGACGACCTGTTGATGCTGGAGAATGTTTCGCTTTTGGATGCGGTGGCGGTGGTTAAGTACCTGAAAGGGGGCGGCAAGATAGAAAGCCGGCGCGACCTTGCCAGTCGGGTTGATGGGCTGTCCACCTATGGTTATCGGGGGATGCGTCACTATGTAAAATTTACCGACCAGGCGCGTCAAGACCGATGGCGTGGTAACTACCGGATTAAGTTTGAGACCAGTCCGGGTTGGGATGTGGTTGTTGACCCAAGCGAGTTTGCCGCAGCGCTTAAAACTATTGCCACCGATACTGCAGAATTCCGGCAGGCGGGATTCACCAACGAAGAGATTGAGTTTTTCCGGCAGCGACTTAATGCTGAAAGCACCTATCGTGCCCAGATGAGAAATGAAGCAACTGCCCGTCACCGGCTAAGATTGCGCTGGGGAGACAAATTACATTTCGGCGGTTGGGTGGGACAGAAGTTGTATGAACCGGGAGTGATAGGTGATGTGAAAGGTTATATGGCGGTAGATGAGTTGGGACCGGTGAAACGGGTGATAGTTGGCGATTATCGGCTGGCACTGGGCCAGGGGATTTTGCTCGACAACGATGTTGAACTTTTACCCCGGGTTTACAATCGAAGAGAAGGGCTTTTCGGCGATTTAAATGAAAATTTAGGGTTTGGTATGCGGGGCGCAGCGGGTACGGTTCGTCTGGGCCGAGCCGGTTTTCTGGGGTTCTTCTCCCGGGCAAAGCGGGATGCGATTCTCAATCCGGACAGTAGCGTAAACTGGTTCATTATTTCCACGCCGCGCTACCCTACTTTCAAAGATGTTTTGCAGGAGACGAACACGGGCGGTAATTTAAAGTTCGATTTATCGGGATTGGGCTTTTTGCCCGTTGGGACCCGCATCGGTGCCTCGGTTTTGTCCAGCCGGATGAGTAGAAATTTTCAGCCCGAGGCACGTTTTCTTGACCTGCCCGGCGATGCTGAGGTCCTTAACGACCCTAATTACCTACGGCTGGACACCGGCAGAACAAAGATGTTTTATGGCGCCGATTTCCGAACGGCGATTGAAAACTTCTCCCTGGAGGGAGAAGTTGCCCGACAGCAGCGCGGCGGCAATGCCTATCTGGTCAAGGCGCGTACCCAGTACGACTATCTCTATGTCAATGTCCTTTATCGGCGTTACGATGTGAACTATGTCAATCATTACAATCGGGGTTATTGCGAGGAGTTGCGGTTTGAGAACACGACATTAGAGAAGCCCTATCGGCTCATCGACCCGGCATTTACCGCGCTGGCAGAGTTTCCGATGCCTAAGGCGGAAGAGGGTGTAATGGTTGAGACGCGTTATCAGATTTCGCGGGCGGTTACCATTACCCGGGCTTATCTGGATGTGTGGCGCAACCTTGCCTGGGGAAGTGACAACTGTCGGGTTCAAGGCGAGGTTGAGTATCGGCCGGTTTTTGGTGTGCGATTGAGGTTTAAGCAGAAGGTACAGCTGCGGGAAAATCCGAAACAGGCGGTGCCGACCCATTCGCTCTCCCTGGAGTCAACCTTGCGGGCGATGCTCTCGCTTTCCAACTGGGACTATCTGACAACCGAGGTGCGTTCCGGGCGAACAATGCTAACGCCAACGATGGAGTACGGTGATGAAGCGAGTATCAACGGTGACTTCATCGCGGTGCAGTGGGAACACAACTTTTCGCCGCATTTCAGCGGTGAACTAGGTGTTGCGACCTGGCGTAGTGCCGGGATGTCGGAGTGGCTGTTTGAGGACAACACCATTGACTTTGTTGATGGGCAGGGGTTTAAGTGGTATCTGGCGCTGACCGACCAGATTTCCGAACATTTGCTCTTTTATCTGAAGTTCCGGCATAAGATAAGCGACTTTCCGCATACCGGGCTCGCGAACAATGAGGGTGTCCATTATGGTGATGGCACGCCGGTTTCCGATTTTGTCAGCCGGGAAAGCCGGTTCAATGTCAGTATGCAGTTGGACTTTTTATGGTAG
- a CDS encoding outer membrane protein transport protein, translating into MIRINQQRCCLIGVLVMVLVGSAAPTIPMRDYLGEWLSPTPDGVFLNPADLAGRGEIAGSRRVSVNWGLRYVSEQRVRYVYDQFENTIGEAVFADNIGFNWVLGPVSIVYPFRRFALGAGLAPVRDFHYRYLKEYRDEFYVKIGEDRLEQRGFLYSGNIGAAFKPIKFIALGAGFCYAWGERELKSTMVRGLDTVDFSVKSGPKGLGWNAGLTVAPLLRFSAGLSYQSRLRFNGLDSFDLKGYPERGQIELNYQAPGQLPSQVKLVVGAETWSEIYPGLHNVIYVQTTVEHIMLNSVRLRYGFGLRPLCTDPTVHRVEALFGLGFNAGRYRINLDGNLNREALNASDFALMPEDADFRAYETKFNLRTGVEYEF; encoded by the coding sequence TTGATAAGGATAAATCAACAGAGATGTTGTTTGATCGGGGTGCTGGTAATGGTGTTGGTCGGTTCTGCCGCACCGACCATTCCGATGCGAGATTATCTCGGAGAATGGTTAAGCCCAACCCCTGATGGGGTTTTCCTGAATCCGGCCGATTTAGCCGGTCGCGGCGAAATTGCGGGCTCGCGCCGGGTCAGTGTCAACTGGGGGCTGCGGTATGTTTCAGAGCAGCGGGTGCGGTATGTGTACGACCAGTTTGAGAATACAATTGGTGAGGCGGTGTTTGCGGACAATATCGGTTTTAACTGGGTGTTGGGTCCAGTTTCAATTGTTTATCCGTTTCGGCGGTTTGCGCTCGGCGCGGGGCTTGCACCGGTGCGTGACTTCCATTACCGCTATTTGAAGGAGTATCGGGACGAGTTTTATGTTAAAATTGGTGAAGACCGGCTGGAGCAGCGCGGGTTTCTCTATTCGGGTAACATTGGCGCGGCGTTTAAGCCGATAAAGTTTATTGCGCTCGGCGCGGGATTTTGCTACGCCTGGGGTGAACGGGAACTCAAGAGTACAATGGTTCGGGGGTTGGATACCGTTGATTTTTCCGTCAAGAGTGGTCCCAAAGGTCTGGGCTGGAACGCCGGATTAACGGTAGCGCCGTTGTTGCGGTTCAGTGCCGGATTGAGTTATCAGAGCCGGTTGCGGTTTAACGGTTTGGACAGTTTTGACCTTAAGGGTTATCCGGAGCGCGGACAGATTGAGTTGAACTATCAGGCACCGGGGCAACTGCCATCGCAGGTTAAACTGGTTGTCGGTGCCGAAACCTGGTCGGAAATCTACCCGGGCTTACACAATGTGATTTATGTTCAGACGACGGTTGAGCATATCATGCTGAACTCGGTTCGGCTGCGTTACGGGTTTGGGCTGCGTCCACTCTGCACTGACCCAACGGTGCATCGGGTTGAGGCGCTGTTCGGGCTCGGTTTTAATGCGGGCCGATACCGGATTAATCTTGACGGTAATTTAAACCGGGAGGCGCTCAACGCAAGCGATTTTGCTTTAATGCCTGAAGATGCTGATTTTCGAGCGTATGAGACGAAATTTAACTTGAGAACCGGCGTGGAGTATGAGTTTTAA
- a CDS encoding bifunctional metallophosphatase/5'-nucleotidase: MSFKGSDVLRGIALFLILVTLGFSQVQHIFIVHTNDIHGALLPGEAYWLDKNFPPPLANASGAMTVIRELRDSATRNGFGFLLLDGGDIFKGTPVGDFTRGQAVVDFFRRAGYDAVAPGNHDFDMGWWVLKELVDSLQIPWVATNVRVKGTDTAPGFLVTSTIFERGGVKIGLLGVLTKYLYGMVNESLIGNLSVLPYYEVAREEVKRLRDQGADIVVALNHIGYSHDQRFADSVPGVDIIIGAHSHTGVEPPYESPKNHTIIQQAYSKLSTVGVLDISFDLKTRQIVGYQGKLIDLLGDEIPRDLIYARHLDSVRAVAEKGFDEVLGYCKRELTRGGFIETPAGNLITDAMRERFNTDIAIHNSAGIRANIPAGPVTYRHVYQVDVFGNTVVTGKWTGKQVKEMLEVSVNGHHAIFQVSGVKMRYTKKKPIGERVVSVLVNGEPLDSNRVYTVATNSYLAAGSGDYRIFAEGQDIEDSYLPLRDVIADYIRRHSPVDAQIEGRIVLIDH; encoded by the coding sequence ATGAGTTTTAAGGGGAGCGATGTTTTGCGGGGGATAGCGCTTTTCCTAATCTTGGTTACTTTGGGCTTTAGTCAGGTCCAGCACATATTTATTGTGCATACGAACGATATTCACGGTGCCCTTTTGCCCGGAGAAGCGTACTGGCTGGATAAGAATTTTCCGCCCCCACTTGCCAATGCCAGTGGTGCGATGACGGTGATTCGGGAGTTACGGGATTCGGCGACGCGTAATGGGTTTGGATTTTTACTCCTTGATGGCGGCGATATATTCAAAGGAACTCCGGTTGGCGACTTTACCCGGGGTCAGGCGGTGGTGGACTTTTTCCGGCGGGCAGGTTACGATGCGGTTGCACCCGGAAACCACGACTTTGATATGGGATGGTGGGTTCTTAAAGAGCTGGTTGATAGCTTGCAAATTCCCTGGGTTGCGACCAATGTCCGGGTTAAGGGGACCGATACCGCGCCCGGTTTTCTGGTAACCAGCACGATTTTTGAACGGGGCGGGGTGAAAATCGGACTGCTGGGAGTTTTGACCAAGTACCTTTACGGGATGGTCAACGAATCTTTGATTGGTAACCTGTCGGTTTTGCCTTATTACGAGGTTGCCCGGGAGGAGGTGAAACGGTTGCGGGACCAGGGCGCGGATATTGTCGTGGCACTGAACCACATCGGGTATAGCCATGACCAGCGGTTTGCCGATTCAGTCCCGGGTGTTGACATCATCATCGGCGCGCACAGCCACACCGGTGTGGAACCACCTTATGAAAGTCCGAAAAACCACACGATTATCCAGCAGGCGTATTCAAAGTTGAGTACAGTCGGGGTTCTGGACATCAGTTTTGACCTCAAGACCCGCCAGATTGTTGGATACCAGGGGAAACTGATCGACCTCTTAGGTGATGAGATTCCCCGGGATTTGATTTATGCCCGACATCTTGATTCGGTGCGTGCGGTAGCGGAAAAGGGTTTTGATGAGGTTTTAGGCTATTGTAAACGGGAACTGACCCGGGGTGGTTTTATCGAGACACCGGCGGGCAATTTGATTACCGATGCGATGCGCGAGCGGTTCAACACCGACATCGCCATCCACAATTCGGCGGGTATCAGGGCAAACATTCCAGCCGGTCCAGTTACTTATCGGCATGTGTATCAGGTTGATGTTTTTGGTAATACGGTGGTGACCGGAAAGTGGACCGGGAAGCAGGTCAAAGAGATGCTTGAGGTTTCAGTTAACGGCCACCATGCGATATTTCAGGTTTCCGGTGTAAAGATGCGCTACACAAAAAAGAAGCCGATTGGCGAACGGGTGGTTTCGGTGCTTGTCAATGGGGAGCCGCTGGATAGTAACCGGGTTTACACCGTGGCGACCAATTCGTACCTTGCAGCAGGCAGTGGTGATTATCGGATTTTTGCCGAGGGCCAGGATATTGAAGACAGTTATCTACCCTTGCGCGATGTTATTGCCGATTATATCCGGCGCCATTCGCCGGTTGATGCCCAGATTGAGGGCCGAATCGTGTTAATTGACCATTAA
- the mnmG gene encoding tRNA uridine-5-carboxymethylaminomethyl(34) synthesis enzyme MnmG has product MVPQRFDVIVVGGGHAGCEAALACARMGCTTLLLTQNLDTIALMSCNPAVGGIGKGQLVRELDALGGQMALITDQAGIHFRQLNTSKGRAVRSSRVQVDRQLYRQLMRAQLEKIDHLTIRQGTAQHLITRGKTVCGVETEIGERFHGKAVILAPGTFLSGLVHIGLTRFPAGRLGEAPANLLSENLRELGFRLGRFKTGTPPRIDIRTVDLKKLPEQPGDEPPNPFSFWTNEPLKNRATCYITYTTPKTHRIVKSGLKHSPLYTGIIKGKGVRYCPSIEDKVVKFPERERHHIFLEPEGVNTVECYPNGISTSLPVEIQEKMLHSIPGLENCRMMRPGYAIEHDYSDPTQLYPTLETRLIKNLYFAGQINGTTGYEEAAVQGLIAGINAALRVKGKPPFTISRSEGYIGVLIDDLVTRGTDEPYRMFTARVEYRLLLREDNADIRLGPRGFELGLLPAERYRLIEEKTRQFNATIDWLKKSRVKPSPEINRRLKKLGTGPLNETTAAIELLRRPEITYEHLRTIVPTAPAIAKSVQDLVEVEVKYEGYINRTRRQVAEFQELEQIRIPANIDYYAVPGLSTELREKLARIRPESLGQARNIPGITPAAIFALTVFIKGAK; this is encoded by the coding sequence ATGGTGCCCCAGCGTTTTGATGTGATTGTCGTCGGTGGTGGCCATGCCGGTTGTGAAGCCGCGCTGGCTTGCGCCCGAATGGGTTGTACCACCCTGCTTTTAACTCAGAACCTCGACACCATCGCTTTGATGTCCTGTAATCCCGCGGTCGGCGGCATTGGCAAGGGCCAGCTGGTCAGAGAACTTGACGCCCTCGGTGGTCAGATGGCGCTCATCACCGACCAGGCAGGAATCCACTTCCGCCAGTTGAACACCAGCAAAGGCCGGGCGGTGCGTTCTTCCCGCGTCCAGGTTGACCGTCAGTTGTACCGACAGTTGATGCGCGCCCAACTGGAAAAAATCGACCATCTTACCATCCGTCAGGGCACGGCACAGCACCTCATCACCCGGGGTAAAACCGTTTGCGGTGTTGAAACTGAAATCGGTGAAAGGTTTCACGGTAAAGCGGTCATCCTCGCACCCGGCACCTTTTTATCCGGCCTCGTCCATATCGGGTTAACTCGTTTTCCCGCCGGCAGGCTGGGTGAAGCACCGGCCAATCTTTTGAGTGAAAACCTCCGGGAACTCGGGTTTCGCCTCGGTCGATTCAAAACCGGCACGCCCCCGCGCATTGACATCCGTACCGTTGATCTTAAAAAATTGCCCGAACAACCGGGCGATGAACCGCCCAACCCTTTTTCCTTCTGGACCAATGAACCGCTGAAAAACCGTGCCACCTGTTACATCACCTACACCACACCCAAGACCCATCGCATCGTCAAATCCGGGCTGAAACATTCTCCCCTCTACACCGGCATCATCAAAGGCAAAGGGGTCCGTTACTGCCCTTCGATTGAAGACAAAGTTGTCAAATTTCCCGAGCGGGAACGCCACCATATCTTCCTCGAACCCGAAGGCGTAAACACGGTCGAATGTTATCCCAACGGAATTTCGACCAGCCTGCCGGTCGAAATTCAGGAAAAGATGCTCCACTCCATTCCCGGGCTGGAAAACTGCCGGATGATGCGGCCGGGCTATGCAATTGAACACGACTACTCCGACCCCACCCAGTTGTATCCCACACTGGAAACCCGGCTGATTAAAAACCTTTACTTCGCCGGCCAGATCAACGGCACCACCGGTTACGAAGAAGCCGCGGTTCAGGGACTCATCGCCGGCATCAACGCTGCCCTCCGGGTTAAAGGCAAGCCACCCTTTACCATCTCCCGCTCCGAAGGTTATATCGGTGTTCTGATTGACGACCTTGTAACCCGGGGCACCGATGAACCGTACCGGATGTTCACCGCCCGGGTTGAATATCGACTGCTTTTACGGGAAGACAACGCCGACATACGGCTTGGTCCCAGAGGTTTTGAACTCGGTTTGCTGCCCGCGGAACGCTACCGGCTCATTGAAGAAAAAACCCGTCAGTTTAACGCCACAATTGACTGGCTGAAAAAATCGCGGGTAAAACCGTCACCGGAAATTAACCGGCGCCTGAAAAAACTGGGCACCGGTCCGCTTAACGAAACAACTGCGGCAATTGAACTGCTCCGTCGCCCAGAAATCACCTACGAACACCTGCGCACAATCGTGCCCACAGCGCCGGCAATTGCAAAATCGGTTCAAGATTTAGTTGAAGTGGAGGTAAAGTATGAAGGCTATATCAACCGCACCCGGCGTCAGGTCGCCGAATTTCAAGAACTGGAACAGATTCGAATTCCGGCAAATATTGACTACTATGCCGTGCCCGGACTTTCCACCGAACTACGCGAAAAACTGGCACGGATTCGGCCCGAATCACTGGGGCAAGCCCGGAACATTCCGGGTATCACCCCAGCCGCAATCTTTGCCTTAACCGTATTTATAAAGGGGGCAAAATGA
- a CDS encoding DHH family phosphoesterase, protein MVSSTVWPVKPVDEERVKALIQELRVSEPLARLLVLRGVEDRTDAERWLNPNFTHLHPPDLLPDFELARDRIFQAIEKKETVLIWGHDDLDGITATVLLYQVLSGLQAKVRYYIPVKGKDKHGLDYRYIEGDGANEVRLIITVDCGITNYQDVAELKRVGVDVVVTDHHEVIDPLPGAVATVDPKRLDSDYPDTNLTGVGVALKLALGLVQEKLGFSTAEFFSVYQDALVLATLGTIADRASLIGENRVLVKHGLRLLEKTSIPAVRAVLKSINFPPQGFTVNGFLAELLPLFAAANGADGVRHFLNQDPAVAEEWVKELVVRSQMWREEAEKTFTLASANVRLGDGILFVQHPDLSLRALGFSAARLRERYGVPAIVIGRRGDVWVGECRGMDGVDLMELLRALRNYFIDYGGHKKAAGFSIKEENVADFIRAAERFAHTNFAPKIVRESMPFADGLLPLSKFERDVIELAPFGEGNPQPIFVSEPTAFTFSEKGFVPETNPALVLLPGRGDCQITPGVMYRVLYTVDDLGQIAIIACHSESESAH, encoded by the coding sequence GTGGTGAGTAGCACGGTCTGGCCTGTTAAGCCGGTTGATGAGGAACGGGTTAAGGCGCTAATTCAGGAGTTAAGGGTTTCCGAGCCTCTTGCCCGGCTGCTGGTGTTGCGGGGTGTAGAGGACCGAACCGACGCTGAAAGGTGGCTCAACCCGAATTTCACCCATTTACATCCTCCGGACCTTTTGCCCGACTTTGAACTGGCACGGGACCGGATTTTTCAGGCGATAGAAAAGAAAGAGACGGTACTTATCTGGGGGCACGACGACCTGGATGGAATAACGGCAACAGTTTTGCTCTATCAGGTGCTCAGCGGGCTTCAGGCAAAGGTAAGGTATTACATTCCGGTTAAAGGCAAAGACAAACACGGGCTTGATTATCGGTATATCGAAGGCGATGGGGCAAACGAGGTCCGGTTGATAATTACGGTTGATTGTGGTATCACAAATTATCAGGATGTAGCGGAATTGAAGAGGGTTGGGGTCGATGTGGTTGTTACCGACCATCATGAGGTTATTGACCCGTTACCCGGTGCGGTTGCCACGGTTGACCCAAAGCGGCTGGATTCCGACTACCCGGATACCAATCTGACCGGGGTCGGGGTGGCGCTGAAACTGGCGCTGGGACTGGTACAGGAGAAACTGGGATTTTCCACCGCGGAGTTTTTTTCGGTGTATCAGGATGCGCTTGTTTTAGCGACACTCGGGACAATCGCGGACCGGGCATCACTCATCGGCGAGAATCGGGTGCTGGTAAAACACGGATTGCGCCTGCTGGAAAAGACCAGTATACCGGCGGTGCGTGCGGTGCTGAAGTCGATAAACTTTCCGCCCCAGGGTTTCACGGTCAACGGATTTCTTGCCGAACTTTTGCCTCTGTTTGCCGCGGCGAACGGTGCGGACGGGGTGCGCCATTTTCTTAACCAGGACCCGGCGGTTGCTGAAGAGTGGGTTAAGGAACTGGTGGTGCGCAGTCAGATGTGGCGTGAGGAGGCGGAGAAGACATTTACCCTCGCGAGCGCTAATGTCAGACTCGGTGACGGGATACTTTTTGTGCAACACCCGGACCTGTCATTACGGGCGCTGGGTTTCAGTGCAGCGCGGTTGCGGGAAAGGTACGGGGTACCGGCAATTGTCATCGGTCGACGGGGTGATGTCTGGGTTGGTGAGTGTCGCGGGATGGATGGCGTTGATTTAATGGAGTTGTTGCGGGCGCTGCGTAACTACTTTATCGACTACGGTGGCCACAAGAAGGCGGCAGGTTTTTCAATTAAGGAGGAGAATGTTGCCGATTTTATCCGGGCGGCAGAGCGCTTTGCCCACACCAACTTTGCCCCGAAGATTGTCCGGGAGTCGATGCCGTTTGCCGATGGTCTTTTGCCCCTGAGTAAATTTGAGCGGGATGTAATAGAACTGGCACCTTTTGGCGAGGGTAACCCGCAACCGATTTTTGTTTCTGAACCGACAGCGTTCACTTTTAGCGAAAAGGGGTTTGTTCCTGAGACCAATCCGGCGCTGGTGCTTTTGCCCGGGCGCGGTGACTGCCAGATAACTCCAGGAGTGATGTATCGGGTACTGTACACAGTGGATGACCTCGGGCAGATAGCAATAATTGCCTGTCATTCGGAATCGGAAAGTGCCCACTAA
- a CDS encoding patatin-like phospholipase family protein, producing MKRAFLFLLLASVVFAQPVRIGLALSGGAALGLAHIGVLKVLEEEGIGFIGIAGNSMGSLVGGVYAAGYSAAQIESIALHADWNRLFSSQPSFGAQYLPERQQAQRYVVQLRQRNFVPYLPSGLVPLQNVEFLLNRLLADIEFHTGYDFDSLPIPYRAVAVDWKAGKRVILRQGRLEQAIRASIAIPGVFSPEVIDGVELVDGGVMEYLPVEPVLEFEPDFVIAVLTMRRGEAREASLIDVASRSLDLMGFSRVEEEKRLADVVIEPDVSKFLHSDFARAKELIAAGESAARAALPLIREKLQGRTPVVMRRAIKVRMLPVVKVVRFEGTRRTRESLLRREVRTREGARLDFDILLSDLERLFNSSLFEDVNYRLEFTGVDTVAVVFELSEKPYGFYLLGLRYDSYDNVVVGAEIGEGNLWGTGAMARVAGVLGNPNELRLGLTGTKVFNLPFGYRLDWFLGRESRNWWQDGVFSSSYFVNYNGAVAAAGYILGLNGFFNLGVQGEKVSYAGVVVDSLKPELVIGPMFTLEFNNQDDIYLPRRGLRYKLDLFYSWPRLKSGRENLRVDINGEQVVPLFSFLGLRLFGGLGWALGDMAFSNYFRNRTELVGFAPDEWTSEQRLYLGGGLRFKLLDFSQQGNYPLYLELMANGATFSPPETLVFGENEILDMLHWGVGVGILSNTPLGPAKAVVGLGNFLKKPPHPGGVRVFISLGREFRYQR from the coding sequence GTGAAGCGGGCTTTTCTGTTTTTATTGCTTGCAAGCGTCGTTTTTGCCCAGCCGGTGCGTATCGGACTGGCACTTTCTGGTGGTGCGGCTCTGGGGCTTGCGCACATCGGTGTATTGAAGGTCTTAGAAGAAGAAGGTATAGGGTTTATTGGCATTGCTGGAAATAGTATGGGCTCGTTGGTGGGCGGCGTTTATGCTGCGGGGTACAGTGCCGCGCAGATTGAAAGCATCGCTTTGCATGCCGACTGGAACCGGCTTTTTTCTTCGCAGCCAAGTTTTGGTGCCCAGTACCTGCCGGAGCGTCAACAGGCACAACGGTATGTGGTGCAATTGCGCCAGCGGAATTTTGTGCCCTATTTGCCCAGCGGGCTGGTGCCCCTCCAGAATGTGGAGTTTTTGCTCAATCGTTTACTGGCAGATATTGAGTTTCATACCGGCTATGATTTTGACAGTCTGCCGATTCCTTATCGGGCGGTGGCGGTCGATTGGAAGGCGGGAAAGAGGGTGATTTTACGGCAGGGGCGGCTCGAGCAGGCGATCAGGGCAAGTATTGCGATTCCCGGTGTTTTTTCGCCCGAGGTGATTGACGGAGTAGAACTGGTTGATGGTGGCGTAATGGAGTATCTGCCGGTTGAGCCGGTGCTCGAATTTGAACCCGATTTTGTCATTGCGGTGCTAACGATGCGCCGGGGCGAAGCCCGGGAGGCATCGCTGATTGATGTGGCGTCAAGGAGTTTAGATTTGATGGGTTTCAGTCGGGTGGAGGAGGAAAAGAGACTTGCCGATGTGGTGATTGAGCCTGATGTTTCAAAATTTTTACATTCAGATTTCGCCCGGGCTAAAGAGTTAATTGCCGCGGGTGAGTCGGCGGCGCGGGCGGCACTGCCTTTGATAAGAGAGAAGTTGCAGGGACGGACGCCGGTGGTGATGCGCCGGGCAATTAAGGTCAGGATGTTGCCGGTGGTAAAGGTTGTTAGATTTGAGGGTACGCGCAGGACCAGGGAGTCGCTGCTGCGCCGGGAGGTGCGCACCAGGGAAGGGGCGCGGCTGGATTTCGACATCCTCCTTTCCGACCTGGAACGGCTGTTTAACAGTTCGCTATTTGAAGATGTTAATTACCGGCTGGAGTTTACGGGCGTTGATACTGTTGCGGTGGTGTTTGAGTTGAGCGAGAAACCCTACGGGTTCTATTTGCTTGGTTTGCGGTACGACAGTTACGACAATGTGGTGGTTGGAGCCGAAATCGGCGAGGGTAATTTGTGGGGAACAGGCGCAATGGCGCGTGTTGCTGGTGTGCTGGGTAATCCGAATGAGTTGCGGCTGGGATTAACTGGCACAAAAGTGTTCAATCTGCCTTTTGGATATCGGCTTGACTGGTTTTTAGGACGCGAGAGTCGTAACTGGTGGCAAGATGGGGTGTTTTCTTCCAGCTATTTTGTCAATTACAATGGTGCGGTCGCCGCCGCCGGATACATTCTGGGCCTTAACGGGTTTTTTAACCTTGGGGTTCAGGGGGAGAAGGTTTCTTATGCCGGTGTTGTTGTCGACAGTTTGAAACCAGAACTGGTAATTGGTCCAATGTTTACCCTTGAATTTAACAATCAGGATGATATTTATTTACCCCGGCGCGGGCTCAGGTACAAGTTGGACCTATTTTACAGTTGGCCGCGGTTAAAAAGTGGCCGGGAGAATCTCCGGGTTGACATAAACGGCGAGCAGGTGGTGCCGCTTTTTTCTTTTCTGGGATTGCGACTGTTTGGCGGGTTGGGTTGGGCGCTGGGTGATATGGCGTTTTCTAATTATTTTCGCAACCGCACCGAACTTGTCGGTTTTGCACCAGACGAGTGGACCAGCGAACAGCGGCTGTATCTGGGAGGAGGCTTACGATTCAAATTGCTTGACTTTTCCCAACAGGGTAATTACCCCTTGTATCTGGAGCTTATGGCAAATGGCGCAACATTTTCTCCGCCCGAGACGCTTGTTTTTGGGGAAAACGAGATATTGGATATGTTGCACTGGGGTGTGGGTGTCGGGATACTATCTAACACGCCGCTCGGTCCGGCAAAGGCGGTTGTCGGGCTGGGTAATTTTCTTAAAAAGCCGCCCCATCCCGGTGGCGTGCGAGTTTTTATCTCACTGGGGCGGGAGTTTCGTTATCAGCGATAG